In one Microbacterium invictum genomic region, the following are encoded:
- a CDS encoding LLM class flavin-dependent oxidoreductase yields the protein MKSFGTLSFGHYGPLGGGRQLSAGESMLQAIDLAQGMDDLGVNGISFRVHHFARQQSSPMPLLAAIAARTRHIEMGTGVIDMRYENPLYLAEEAASVDLISGGRLALGVSRGSPETVVRGYEAFGYTGAEDPRGADLARDHFGTFLHAIEGNGIAERDPSSPFGGGSGLQRIEPYSPGLRSRIWWGAGNRETAEWAGRMGVNLMSSTLLTEDRGLPFDILQAEQIDAFRAAWREAGHPGEPRVSVSRSIFPITSAEDELYFGGRQDGDGVGYIDGFRSTFGKTYAAAPDVLVEQLREDAAVMSADTLMLTIPSQLGVAFNLRLVESFARDVAPSLGWIPSTERAPVSLGTA from the coding sequence ATGAAGAGTTTCGGCACCCTCTCGTTCGGTCACTACGGTCCGCTCGGCGGAGGTCGGCAGCTGAGCGCCGGCGAGTCGATGCTCCAGGCCATCGACCTCGCGCAGGGGATGGATGACCTCGGGGTGAACGGCATCTCGTTCCGCGTGCACCACTTCGCGCGCCAGCAGTCCTCGCCCATGCCGCTCCTCGCGGCGATCGCGGCTCGGACGCGGCACATCGAGATGGGCACCGGGGTCATCGACATGCGCTACGAGAACCCCCTGTACCTCGCGGAGGAGGCTGCGTCGGTCGATCTCATCAGCGGTGGCCGACTGGCCCTCGGCGTGAGCCGCGGGTCACCCGAGACGGTGGTGCGCGGGTACGAAGCCTTCGGATACACCGGCGCGGAGGATCCCCGCGGCGCAGACCTCGCCCGCGACCACTTCGGGACGTTCCTGCACGCGATCGAGGGCAACGGGATCGCCGAGCGCGACCCGTCGAGCCCCTTCGGCGGCGGCAGCGGCCTCCAGCGCATCGAGCCCTACTCCCCCGGCCTGCGATCGCGCATCTGGTGGGGCGCCGGAAACCGCGAGACCGCCGAATGGGCCGGCCGCATGGGAGTGAACCTCATGTCATCCACCCTCCTCACTGAGGACCGGGGGCTTCCCTTCGACATCCTCCAGGCGGAGCAGATCGACGCCTTCCGCGCCGCGTGGCGCGAGGCGGGTCACCCCGGCGAGCCCCGCGTCTCGGTGAGCCGGTCGATCTTCCCGATCACGAGCGCGGAGGACGAGCTGTACTTCGGCGGCCGGCAGGACGGCGACGGCGTGGGCTACATCGACGGCTTCCGCTCCACCTTCGGCAAGACCTACGCCGCCGCACCCGACGTGCTCGTGGAGCAGCTGCGCGAGGACGCCGCCGTGATGAGCGCCGACACCCTCATGCTGACCATCCCGAGCCAGCTCGGGGTCGCGTTCAACCTGCGTCTCGTCGAGTCGTTCGCGAGGGACGTTGCGCCGTCGCTGGGCTGGATCCCCTCCACCGAGCGGGCACCCGTGTCGCTCGGCACCGCCTGA
- a CDS encoding LON peptidase substrate-binding domain-containing protein, giving the protein MTQVAMFPLGSVLFPHAPLALRIFEPRYLTMLGRLLDEENPQFGVVLIERGPEAGGGDQRSSFGTMARLAQVQVGKDDIFVLAVGEQRVTVDAWLDDDPHPVADVTTLPELTWDDALTPLRTEAESIVRRVLGKAEAAGVASYDPNIELSEDPVESAWQLAAIAPLGELDRFTLLRATTMGGLLRQIIDLTLDIEPVIGRDEASDPFSGM; this is encoded by the coding sequence GTGACGCAGGTGGCGATGTTCCCCCTCGGCAGCGTGCTCTTCCCCCACGCGCCCTTGGCGCTGCGCATCTTCGAGCCGCGCTACCTCACGATGCTCGGCCGCCTCCTCGACGAGGAGAATCCGCAGTTCGGCGTGGTGCTCATCGAGCGCGGGCCCGAGGCGGGCGGCGGCGACCAGCGCAGTTCCTTCGGCACCATGGCGCGCCTGGCGCAGGTGCAGGTCGGAAAGGACGACATCTTCGTCCTCGCCGTCGGCGAGCAGCGCGTCACCGTGGACGCATGGCTGGACGACGATCCGCACCCCGTCGCCGACGTCACGACGCTTCCGGAGCTGACCTGGGATGACGCGCTGACGCCGCTGCGCACCGAGGCCGAAAGCATCGTGCGACGCGTGCTGGGCAAGGCCGAAGCCGCCGGGGTGGCGTCCTACGACCCGAACATCGAGCTGTCCGAAGACCCGGTCGAATCGGCCTGGCAGCTCGCCGCGATCGCCCCCCTCGGCGAGCTCGACCGGTTCACCCTGCTGCGCGCGACCACGATGGGCGGACTGCTGAGGCAGATCATCGATCTGACCCTCGACATCGAGCCCGTGATCGGCCGCGACGAAGCATCCGATCCATTCTCGGGAATGTGA
- a CDS encoding DUF427 domain-containing protein: MRHPSPDPVAPGQESVWDYPRPPRIEKVDARVTITLGGEVIVDTGDVVRVLETSHPPVYYLPIGAFVEGAVTDGVGSSFCEFKGAARYLDVRGGGESRPAAAWNYPRPSGGYELLADRVAVYAQAMDRCTVDDELVTPQPGGFYGGWITSRVAGPFKGVAGSMGW; the protein is encoded by the coding sequence ATGCGTCATCCGTCACCCGACCCCGTCGCGCCAGGGCAGGAATCGGTCTGGGACTACCCGCGGCCGCCGCGGATCGAGAAGGTCGACGCCCGCGTCACGATCACCCTCGGCGGTGAGGTGATCGTCGACACCGGCGACGTGGTCCGGGTGCTCGAGACCAGTCATCCACCGGTGTACTACCTGCCGATCGGCGCGTTCGTCGAGGGTGCGGTCACCGACGGCGTCGGATCGTCGTTCTGCGAGTTCAAGGGGGCTGCGCGCTACCTCGACGTGCGCGGCGGCGGCGAGAGCCGGCCCGCGGCGGCGTGGAACTATCCGCGGCCGAGCGGCGGGTACGAGCTGCTCGCGGATCGCGTGGCGGTCTACGCGCAGGCGATGGACCGCTGCACGGTCGACGACGAGCTCGTCACGCCGCAGCCCGGAGGCTTCTACGGCGGATGGATCACCTCGCGCGTCGCCGGGCCGTTCAAGGGCGTCGCAGGCTCCATGGGGTGGTGA
- a CDS encoding dicarboxylate/amino acid:cation symporter: MSSATSASPATSRPTTPQRSRARRILTSFGFQITLALVLGVVLGLVARQLGPLPDGSPNPLAATLGTIGDSYVTLLKTAVIPLIFFAIVASIAQLRRVTNAARLAGQTLLWFAITALIAVSIGIGLGVTIQPGARVDQTALTTAEPSTVGTWWNFLVGLVPQNVFGLTVSTSVDAETGAAVSSVGFNVLQVIVVAAAVGIAALKLGRRAEPFLTFTESTLKVIQRVLWWIIRIAPLGTLGLIASAVVEYGWEKLTTLAWFALAVYAGLALVLFVVYPTLLRSHGLSIRQYFSGVWPAVQLAFVSRSSIGTLPLTQRVTERNLGVPREYASFAVPFGATTKMDGCAAIYPAIAAIFVAQFFGIDLTIWQYVLIALVSVVGSAATAGTTGATVMLTLTLSTLGLPLEGVGLLLAIDPILDMGRTAVNVAGQALVPTIVAKREGILDVELYDAPRGDVPFADDSDDVAADDAPGRNGADAADRPTSDEFEGPAAPPQLQPSSR, encoded by the coding sequence ATGAGTTCCGCCACGAGCGCTTCCCCCGCGACCTCCCGGCCCACCACGCCGCAGAGGTCGCGCGCCCGCCGCATCCTGACCTCGTTCGGGTTCCAGATCACCCTCGCCCTCGTGCTCGGGGTCGTGCTGGGTCTGGTGGCCCGTCAGCTCGGGCCCCTCCCCGACGGCAGCCCGAATCCCCTCGCGGCGACCCTCGGCACGATCGGCGACTCGTACGTCACGCTGCTGAAGACCGCGGTCATCCCGCTCATCTTCTTCGCGATCGTGGCGAGCATCGCCCAGCTGCGTCGCGTCACGAACGCGGCCCGCCTCGCCGGGCAGACCCTGCTGTGGTTCGCTATCACCGCCCTCATCGCGGTCTCGATCGGCATCGGGCTCGGCGTCACGATCCAGCCGGGAGCCCGTGTCGACCAGACGGCGCTGACCACCGCCGAGCCTTCCACCGTCGGCACCTGGTGGAACTTCCTCGTGGGCCTCGTGCCGCAGAACGTGTTCGGGCTCACCGTGTCGACGTCGGTGGACGCCGAGACCGGTGCCGCGGTGTCTTCCGTCGGCTTCAACGTGCTCCAGGTGATCGTCGTCGCCGCCGCCGTCGGCATCGCCGCGCTCAAGCTCGGCCGCCGCGCCGAGCCGTTCCTCACCTTCACCGAGTCGACCCTCAAGGTCATCCAGCGCGTGCTGTGGTGGATCATCCGCATCGCCCCCCTCGGCACCCTCGGGCTCATCGCCTCGGCGGTCGTCGAGTACGGGTGGGAGAAGCTCACCACCCTCGCCTGGTTCGCGCTCGCCGTCTACGCCGGCCTCGCGCTCGTGCTCTTCGTGGTCTATCCCACGCTCCTGCGCAGCCACGGTCTGTCCATCCGGCAGTACTTCTCCGGCGTCTGGCCTGCCGTTCAGCTGGCCTTCGTCAGCCGGTCGTCGATCGGCACGCTGCCGCTGACCCAGCGGGTGACCGAGCGCAACCTCGGCGTCCCGCGCGAGTACGCGTCGTTCGCCGTGCCGTTCGGTGCGACGACCAAGATGGACGGCTGCGCGGCGATCTACCCGGCGATCGCGGCGATCTTCGTGGCGCAGTTCTTCGGCATCGACCTGACGATCTGGCAGTACGTGCTCATCGCGCTGGTCTCCGTCGTCGGCTCTGCGGCGACGGCCGGCACCACCGGGGCGACGGTCATGCTCACCCTGACGCTCTCGACGCTCGGGCTGCCGCTCGAGGGCGTCGGGCTCCTCCTCGCGATCGACCCCATCCTCGACATGGGCCGCACCGCGGTGAACGTCGCCGGGCAGGCGCTCGTGCCGACGATCGTCGCGAAGCGCGAGGGCATTCTCGACGTCGAGCTCTACGACGCCCCGCGCGGGGATGTGCCCTTCGCAGACGACTCCGACGACGTCGCCGCTGACGACGCCCCCGGGCGGAACGGGGCGGATGCCGCGGACCGGCCTACGTCGGACGAGTTCGAGGGCCCCGCGGCACCCCCGCAGCTGCAGCCGTCGTCCCGCTGA